The proteins below come from a single Candidatus Dadabacteria bacterium genomic window:
- a CDS encoding HipA domain-containing protein, with product MATNLWGNVYYKDTFAGILSQEAGGRCVFTYDESYLQSPFPAISYTLSLRAEPHLSEYGLHPFFDNLCAEGWLKNAQMRALDLRKDDRFELLLAFGTDLAGAVSVIDPDPAGEIKIDHGDPENIAALSARASLSGVQPKLGAIKEGRVFRPVKRGERATYIAKLPSPTLHDILGLEYVTTQACAVLLKEDAVAEMTLAPLQGVAERSLLVKRFDRTEDGKQIHFEEFNQLLGNRSEDKYEACYEHMADFIIQNGDICLRAECDTLFRRVMACILTGNTDAHLKNFAMEHTESGLRLAPCYDLVAAACYPEYQTLALGISGAENMKIGSIGPKNIVRLGKLFGLPDKAVMLAVSDFASRLNKAHGAVDGSKNVGQDIKDKLHQQMEKRWNGTFDSIGTYLSKRQ from the coding sequence ATGGCAACTAATCTCTGGGGTAACGTATATTACAAGGATACTTTCGCTGGCATTCTGTCGCAGGAGGCCGGAGGCCGATGCGTATTTACCTACGACGAAAGCTATTTGCAAAGCCCCTTTCCCGCTATTTCCTACACTCTTTCGCTTCGGGCCGAGCCTCATTTAAGCGAATATGGATTGCACCCTTTCTTTGATAATCTATGTGCGGAGGGCTGGCTTAAGAATGCGCAGATGCGCGCACTCGATCTGCGAAAGGACGATCGTTTCGAGCTGTTACTTGCCTTCGGCACCGACCTTGCCGGTGCCGTAAGCGTCATTGACCCAGACCCTGCCGGGGAGATTAAAATCGATCACGGCGACCCGGAAAACATTGCGGCGCTTTCGGCAAGGGCGTCTCTTTCCGGGGTCCAGCCAAAACTGGGCGCAATAAAGGAAGGCCGTGTGTTTCGCCCTGTAAAACGTGGAGAGCGGGCAACCTATATAGCTAAGCTCCCGTCCCCCACGCTGCACGATATTCTCGGACTTGAGTATGTAACTACGCAGGCGTGCGCGGTGCTCCTCAAGGAAGATGCCGTTGCGGAGATGACCCTGGCGCCGCTTCAGGGTGTTGCTGAGAGGTCCCTGCTCGTCAAACGGTTTGACAGGACTGAAGACGGCAAGCAAATTCACTTCGAGGAATTTAACCAGTTGCTCGGCAACCGCTCGGAGGACAAATATGAGGCCTGCTACGAGCACATGGCCGATTTTATCATCCAAAACGGCGACATATGCCTGCGGGCAGAGTGCGATACCCTGTTTCGCCGGGTAATGGCCTGTATTCTCACGGGAAATACGGACGCGCATCTTAAAAACTTCGCCATGGAGCACACAGAAAGCGGGTTGCGCCTTGCGCCCTGCTATGATCTTGTTGCCGCCGCCTGCTACCCGGAATACCAGACACTGGCACTGGGGATTTCAGGGGCCGAGAACATGAAAATCGGCAGTATCGGTCCGAAGAACATAGTCCGGCTGGGCAAGCTGTTCGGCCTGCCCGACAAAGCAGTTATGCTGGCGGTTTCCGACTTCGCCAGCCGTCTCAATAAAGCCCACGGCGCTGTTGATGGCTCGAAGAATGTCGGCCAGGACATCAAAGACAAACTGCATCAGCAAATGGAGAAAAGATGGAACGGAACATTCGACTCAATTGGAACTTACTTGTCAAAGAGGCAATAA
- a CDS encoding Fic family protein, translating into MHHRFIFIHPFDDGNA; encoded by the coding sequence TTGCATCACCGCTTCATCTTTATTCATCCGTTTGACGACGGTAACGCATAG